One Spirosoma agri DNA window includes the following coding sequences:
- a CDS encoding RNA polymerase sigma factor: protein MKKAELADEQLVKIYQDTNADDSFEMLYNRYVGKVYQKCLSITKDSESAHDYTQDIFIKVFSKLDTFQNRSAFSTWLYSVSHHYCLDQLRLNKRMTTESLSDEITNNLSEPDANVSVDNQMQTLERVMSDLSEDEVKLLRLKHEQGLSIREISLQYSISESAVKMRLKRTRDKLQELYIHYY, encoded by the coding sequence ATGAAAAAGGCTGAATTAGCCGATGAACAACTGGTAAAGATTTACCAGGATACCAACGCTGACGATTCGTTTGAGATGCTCTACAATCGTTATGTCGGTAAGGTATACCAAAAGTGTCTGTCGATAACGAAAGATTCGGAATCGGCTCACGACTACACGCAGGATATTTTTATCAAGGTATTCAGTAAGCTGGATACGTTTCAGAACCGGTCGGCATTTTCTACCTGGTTATACTCCGTTTCTCATCACTACTGCCTGGATCAGTTACGGTTAAACAAGCGAATGACCACCGAGTCGTTGTCGGATGAGATTACGAATAATCTATCCGAACCCGATGCGAATGTGTCGGTTGATAATCAGATGCAGACTTTGGAACGGGTTATGAGTGATTTGTCCGAGGATGAAGTGAAGTTACTACGGCTCAAACACGAGCAAGGGCTGTCTATACGAGAAATTAGTTTGCAGTATAGTATTTCGGAAAGCGCGGTCAAAATGCGTTTGAAACGAACACGCGATAAGCTACAGGAACTATACATACATTATTATTGA